Genomic DNA from Antennarius striatus isolate MH-2024 chromosome 16, ASM4005453v1, whole genome shotgun sequence:
GACACCTGTTGTGTCCTGTGTGTCTGCTGGTCCAGCTCCGTCTGCTCGCAGCCTGAAATGTTGATGTTACCAGAAATTTATCAGTGGAATGATGTGGAAATTATTGTAACGGTACCATCCCAAACTTCATTTACGTTATTTCCATTAAAAGCCAAACACTACTGTAAATAACCAAATCCACATTACGTGTGTTTATATCTACttaagaagagaaagaaaccaATGAagcatgaacataaatacatataagaCTTTTTCTGCCAAGATGACACATTAAGATTCATATGAGTCATTTTAGTTAAGACTGATCCTCTGATGCAAATGGCCAAATGTGCTGCGATATGACTCCGgccattcatttaaattttactgCAAAAATTCACATAATTGGTCCCGTCCCCAATGTatctgcttctccatctgcttcaCAGCAGAATTGAGCCAAAGTGTTTCTCTCCTACACAACCAAGTGGCAGGACTTTGCTTTACCTCACATGTGCAAACGCACACAATCTCAAACTGGAAAGATGGTGGGATGTACAGAATGTAGGCGTGGGCGACATTTCCTCATGGAGGAGTTTGGCTCGCCTGGAAAACACAATTGGTCTCTGCGTAAAACGTCTttacaaaatgttgttttcatcGAGACGATATAACTTTGTATAAAATCAGCAGGcacttttttgtgttagtttcaCCTTCAAATGGTCACAGGTAGCCTACTGCCCCCCCTTCGTGCACTTCACCACCTTGCTCCTCACTTCCTTCATTAGTAGTGCATCAATCTGGACGAGTCTCTGGCGTGAACAAGACTGTTTTGACGTCCCCTTAAGGCCGAGACAGTGTGGTGTAGACGGGCTGGTCCCAGCTGGAGGCGGTGGGGCTGTGGGTGGGAGCCATGGAGAGGCTGTTAAGGATCGGGCTGCCGTAGGGCCGCCTGGATGAATGGAAGTAAGGGTACTGGTAAAGGCTGGAAGGGTAGCCGGAGTATGGGTTGTAATAGTTGGAGCTCTGGATGTCAGTATAGTCACACTGGGAGCTGGAGAATGACGCTGCGGCTGAGGCAGCTGAGGCGGCCGTGGTGACGCAGGCCTGGCTACTGTAGGAGCCATAATCGGGATGTGAAGGCGACCTGTGGGAGTGGTCGCTATAGTGGCTGGGGCTCAGTTGCTCCGTTTTAATGTGGAGCCGGTGCTGGCCCACCTCACCAGcggagggagaagaggaggacatGGCACCCTTGCGGCTCCACGCTGACCCGTTGGTGCCTGCTAGGCTGTAGGAGGAAGTGTAAGAGCCGCCGGGCGCTGGAGGCTGGCCGTGGATGTGGTCCGGTGGCGGGACGGAGGAGGACGAGGTGTGGCCGTTGAGCGGGAGGTACTGGTCGAACTCGTGCACGTCGAAGGTCTCCATGTTGCTGATGACATCGGTGCTGAGCTCGGAGATGTCGACATTGCTGAAGTCGATGTTTTGCCTGCTGCTGTCAACAAGACGACGACCCTCATGTTTCAGATCATGCTTCACCCCATGGTGCAGGTCTGTTTTGGGGGTAGTGGGTGGGGTAGGGGGGCCGTGGGTTTGCCctgaaaagataaaatgtgcTTCATCACTCCAGATATAAAGTATATGACCGATATtctgctggggaaaaaaaatcacaaaataataaGCAATACAGTTGAGGACATACCTGCATGTTCTGGGTGGTGATGTCCATCAGTAAGTCCCACCAGTCCTCCCAACCCAGGTTCAGCTTTATACATGTGATGTGCCAGTTCTGCACCCGAGTCCGAATCGCTCTGGCCTGGTTTCACAGTCTTCCGTCGCCTGGGCTGGTACTTGTAGTCTGGATGATCTTTCTTGTGCTGAACCCGAAGCCTCTCCGCCTCATCCACAAATGGCCTCTTCTCACTTTCTGAGAGCAAACTATGGTGGGAAAAATGCAAAGCCTATAAGTTTGTGCAGTGAAACTACGTAAAAGTAAAAGATAAAACAGTTAGACGGCCCAAACTTCTTtgagagttttatttttaatttttcattgaaGGACTAGAAAAAACTATCAAACTTCCTGTCTTAAATTCTTTAAATCATTTATGTTCGAAACATGTTATGGagcaaacataaaatataagaaatatgaATTTAcacccccaaaaaaatttttttccgtGTTAATAAGACGTTTTCTTACCGCCACAGTTTCCCAAGAGTCTTGCTCAGTTCGGCGTTGTGCAGGTGTGGGTACTGATCCGCCAGCTTCCTCCGGGCCGCTTGCGCCCAAACCATGAACGCGTTCATGGGTCTCTTGACGTGAGGCTTATTCTTCAGAGACCCGTTCCCTCTCACAGGCATGGGTACCAAAGACCAGTCGTATCCTTTGAGGACCTGAGAGACGGCGTCACGTATGCAAGCTGGGAACCGGTCGTCATCCTCGGAGTCCAGTTTCTTGCCCAAACCAGTGAGCATGGATCCTTGGCCGTCGGAGCCAGTCGGTGAGGACGGAGCGTCGGAGTCGGACTCGTCCTGCGACATGGAACTGTTGGTTCCGGATGGGCTGCAGGGCTGGTCGTTGACACACTTGTCAtggtcctctgtcatcttcAACATTATTGCTTCAACCCTTAGGGATGAAAATCCAAGAATGTGTCTTCACTTGAAAAGAATCAAACCAAGTGCGCAATAGAGTGCCCAGTGCGCCCTTTACGCACGGTGCGCCACAGTAAATTCCTTAAACAATTTCAGTCCGTTGTTTTCCTCCGATTTCCTTGCTTAACTTCTTAGTACTGTTTTCCTTGCTTCTCGTGTGACGTGCAGTCGTGAAAGCTGTAGTCCACAATGTGAACTGAGGCTGTTGAGTTGGAATTTTAAAATCATTACCCCACCCTCCGCCAGGGATTGGCTGGAATAAATCACCACTTTCCCTCATTGGTCCAGAGTTTAACGTgagatttattattatgttattgacttggttctttttttttttaaattttagttctgttttgttttgtttttttaagtttagaACATCATAATGCAAAAAAGAAACCTTTTCTTGACGTTAATCATAATAATGTTAATGGAAAATATAATGAATTCAGAAAGTCTTCATGCTGataaatattttcagatattATTATCCATCTCCATAGGACACATATATTTACTCTTTATGCATGCTTGTACTTcgataaaaacatttgaatgatGAACTGATTTTATCGATACCGTTTATTTTGTGTACATACACAAGTATTTATGACATTTCTTTTGACAGGACTAGTTAAACTTTCTGTCATATCATCAGGAAGATATTCAGTTCATGTCTATATTATGCTCGTCAGTAAAAGAACTTTTATACTTGTTAAAAAGTCCCACAGAAGCCTGAACCTCTGACAGGAACTGCTCTTGAATGTCTTTGAACAGAAAGATGAGCTCAATGTCTGGGCGGGGTCACATCCCGTTCGTTCAGTCTTGGTAAATAAACTGAAAGTAAAATTATTCAGATCGTTAAATGTAATTCGACAAATTCTTCCGCAAACTAAAAACCTGTTTATCAAGTAACTAAAATAACCAAAGTGTTAGGATAATGTGGTGAGTTTTCATTATGTAATTACTCCTgcattattaaagtatttattacAGTACACGAGAGCGTCAAATAGGGTGGTTTTTGGAAAGTTTTCCTAATTCTTCCATTGAATcagatattttgaaaaattctcAAGAAACACGTATAGAAAATGATGATCTGTAAAACATTAATGAAACAGAGTATGATTATTTGATCTCATCAGTCAGTAACCAGCACATTGTCTCCCTTTTTGTCCTTCAGttaatcatttatttgaattatttttaaattatttgtggcGCATTGCTCACCTAAGGAACTAATAATGACTCTCAGACACATCTCCACCCACAAACTCACACCTCCATCTGCGGAAGATTCCTCATCCAAGCAAAGTTTTCAAATGACAGACGTTGATGTAAATGCTGTACAACAAAGTTTGAGGTGAGAACTTCAATATTTAGTCGAGAGAGCTGGGAATGAAGAGAAATTATATTCTTCATCTGGACGTCAGGTTAAAGGTTAAACAACGGCGCAAAAAACGTTCATTCTTGCTCATCGGTCATTTAGTAGCGCGACTGTGACTTCAAATTGATGCCTTTGAGTGCATCTGTGACAATAATGTATCAGAAACCACAAAGTAAAAAGTAGAAATAGATCTCAATCATAATATATCACAGCATCCAGAGAAAAATGAGAATTTAAGTAATCTCCAAGATATCAGAGACGTGCGAGTTAAACAGTTTCAGAAAGTGAATGCTTTTGTTAATTTGTCTAAGCATGAAATGACAAATGTGCCAGTGCTTCTGGCCAAGTATAATATTTCAGCATGGTTGCAAATTATAGCAAATTTTCTCAGGGACAGCAGGATCTTCCCTCCTACTAGAAACGATTGCTGTGTTGCTTTCTTTGGGTGAAAAAATCCATAGTAAAAAATTGCAAGGAACATAAATTCaactctttttttaattcaagttgAGTGTTTGTCTAAGTTGAATGCACAAATTAATACTCTCCAACCAAATAGACCTCTGTGAGCCcaattttcatccattttccaaATTTAGAAGAGAAACGCTAcgcatttgtatttttgtattgtgtATACCACTTTTCTCCATTAGTATAACCATTTTTTATGACATCAACAATATAAAGAGCACAGGAGATAAGTAAGCAGATTGTCCCTCACTTAAGTGGGGTGATTTTTATCTGTTTCACTTTGAAAAGACCAGATATGTTTGTGCTGGACGGCACTAACATCTGTCCGAAGCTGGCTGCAGGTGTCCGGAGCAGAAGATGGATCATAATGTGGAAATAATAGAAAACTGTGACTTTTAAATACAGTCCAAAGTTTACTGTGAGACATGGTAATGGATGGCACCGTAAGGTGAGAAgttttcattgttattattaacaaCAGGCCTTGTCACTGAATTTAAACCAACATGGTGTTTGATGTTGGTAGAAGCATCATGTGTCTGAATGTGATGTAAATATTTAGTGCAATTTAGTTTCTTGATCATTTCTAGCACGGGCGATGAAATGGAGGAGTCCCTGAGCCCACTCAGCAGCTGTCAAAGCCCTCAGTCGGGTcaagttcagtgtgtgtgtgtgtgtgtgtgtgtgtgtgtgtgtgtgtgtgtgtgtgtgtgtgtgtgtgtgtgtgtgtgtgtgtgtgtgtgtgtgtgtgtgcgtgtatgtgtgcgtgtatgtgtgcgtgtgcctgtGCCTGTGCGTGTGCCTGTGCGTtcgagtgtgcatgtgtgtgtgagtatgtgtgtgtgaaagagagaaaggacaGAACTTTGTCAGACAAGAATGACTTGTTATCCCCTTTTCATATATGTTCAGCAATCATCTGGAAAACCAAATCAGTTCTCCCTCTAATGGGACAAAAGTATTGATCAATCCGGCTgaccaagttaaaaaaaaaagtgtttcatttggttttctttatcaGATGCTTGAACTGCCTGAACATGAATATTGTCGACTATGCCGTACCAGAAGACTCTGActcattaaataaatgtttcataatgTTGTTTCATTTGTGGATGTTGTAATCCACATTGAGGGGAAAAACCAGTCACTGATGATTGTCTGTCATTCACATGGGGAAATGTGGATTTATTATGCTGTGAATTGTTATCACATGTTCAGACTTTAGGTGTAAATAGGCAAAAGCCAAATTTAATGTAAtgatttttgaaatgtgaaaatgcaAATTCCATATGTGACATTCACGGGTAGCGGTGAGATAGTATCTGTGTTCTTGGTTCAGAGTAAAAGACAGACTGGAAACAGGCTCCAGTCCTCTCTTTAATGTCTCCCTGAATTGTGGGTAGAAGCTCAACCAGAGTCTGTGGGCTCTTGATTAGAAAAGGAAGGAGCAAAAGAGGAGAGGTAACCGCGCCTGATCCTTAAGTGTCCCAAAGAATGAAAGGAAGGTTTTAATCTTCTTATTTTTGCAAGCTGCATCTCAGAGGATCAACCAGGGTaagattttcagattttttttatttgctcctGGGCCCTACTTGCTTCTACTCTACATGTAAATTACCCTCCTCGGCTTCCAACATGCATATGAAATTCAATTATACATTCACCTTCAGGATTCTTGCTCCCTTTGGTCTATTCCTATGTATTACTACTCTTAGTACATTTCTTCATCTAGCTGGAAGACATTACCACAGCACTGACCATCATAGAAAAGAGTTTTAATGATGCAAATCTGATGTGTTTATAAAGGGATCAAGTTCATAAAAGCAAAGTTGGATTAAAGACCTGCTATGCATCGTAAAAATTATTACATGTTAGCATTTTAAGTGCCTATTTTTGTGCGTAATGCTTCAATTTCACGCCACAAAAATCCTGATAAAGTTGAGCGACAACATTTGAAGCCCATGTCTCTGCATCTACCACAtccctctaaacctaacccaaacagCAGGTCGTAACTCTGTTAGATAATCCTACCGATTGCACGCTGAGTCAGTGTAAACTTGCTGAACTGAGGCGACTGGCATGCCCTCGCTCTCACCCAGACGATCCGAACCGCTGCCTAACCACATGTGGAACAAGCTTCTGGGCCGCTGACAAGCCACATTTCACCCCTGCGCCACATCAACCAGACCACTTCTATCTTTGGCTTTACACATTCAAAGAGAGGGGAATTAGTAAAAAACTTATAAATTTTGAGCAAATGCAATTAGAAGGCAGGAATACAGGTTTCAGACAGGATATCAttgaaaatttttgaaaataatggAAGGATATTCCAGTCAggttaacacaaacacacacacacacacacacacacacacacacacacacacacacacacacacacacacacacatagacaaatTCGATGATGGATGTATTTACCACTCATTTATGTTCCATCTCTagacacctcacccccctctgGAGGGTGGACTGTGGATGTTTTCCATTTTGGTTTGTGGCCAAATCTATTTTCCAGGTTTTCTACTTAGTGAGGTCGAGGACCTGGGGATGTTTGACTCCACTGATTCTAATCACAGTCAAACCCCCATAACAGCTGCTGTGTGTTAGGACCTCCCATTGACCCCTAACCCTGCACTATCCTAAATTCATTCTATTAAAACACTGTAATGAGGGGTTTACTGGACCAATTGCAGGTTTTATTTAAACCTATTAGTAGATGCAGAAAAGTGGAGGGGTTCGCACTGCGACGAGGGAAGTGAAGGAGTTGAATAGATTGAAGAGGGAGTGTTTGGAACTGAAGGAAACAATTAGTCCAAAACGTCTCAGGGTGTGTTTGGCCTTCAGTCACACTTGCTTTTTAATGTCAGGAGTATAAAAAAAGCTCAAGTGTTTCCAGattatttgctgttttttttctccatgtcatgTAACTGTTCAGTGAGGCAGCAAATTTGCATGCAGTGGTTCTGCACATTCTT
This window encodes:
- the LOC137609844 gene encoding transcription factor Sox-8, translated to MLKMTEDHDKCVNDQPCSPSGTNSSMSQDESDSDAPSSPTGSDGQGSMLTGLGKKLDSEDDDRFPACIRDAVSQVLKGYDWSLVPMPVRGNGSLKNKPHVKRPMNAFMVWAQAARRKLADQYPHLHNAELSKTLGKLWRLLSESEKRPFVDEAERLRVQHKKDHPDYKYQPRRRKTVKPGQSDSDSGAELAHHMYKAEPGLGGLVGLTDGHHHPEHAGQTHGPPTPPTTPKTDLHHGVKHDLKHEGRRLVDSSRQNIDFSNVDISELSTDVISNMETFDVHEFDQYLPLNGHTSSSSVPPPDHIHGQPPAPGGSYTSSYSLAGTNGSAWSRKGAMSSSSPSAGEVGQHRLHIKTEQLSPSHYSDHSHRSPSHPDYGSYSSQACVTTAASAASAAASFSSSQCDYTDIQSSNYYNPYSGYPSSLYQYPYFHSSRRPYGSPILNSLSMAPTHSPTASSWDQPVYTTLSRP